AAGCGTCTGGAGCCGATGGAACTGCTCGTGGTGGACGTGCCTGAGGAAACCGCCGGCAAGGTGATTGAGCTGGTGAGCATGCGCAAGGGCGAAATGACCATCATGGAGCCCAAAGGCGACCTGCAACACCTCGAATTCCGCATCCCGAGCCGCGGCCTGATTGGCCTGCGCAACAACGTGCTGACGGCTACTGGCGGCGAGGCCATCATGAACCACCGCTTCATCGATTTCGAAGAGCACAAGGGCACCATCCCCGGCCGCATCGCGGGCTCGCTGATTTCGCTGGAGACCGGTCCCGGCACCGCTTACACCATCGACAAGATGCAGGACCGCGGCGCGTTCTTCGTGGACCCGGGCGAGGAAGTGTACGCCGGCCAGGTAATCGGCGAGCACACCCGCCCCAACGACCTGACCATCAACATCCAGAAAGGCAAGAAGCTGACCAACATGCGCGCTTCCGGTTCGGACGACAACGCCAAGATTGTGCCCAAGCGCCAGTTCTCGCTGGAAGAAGCCATGGAATACATCCAGAAGGATGAGTACCTGGAAGTGACGCCGAAGTCGATTCGCATGCGCAAGATTCTGCTCGACGAGAACGAGCGTCTGCGCTACGCCAAGCAGGCCGACTAATTATTCTCAATTGAATAGTTTTGGGAAGGGCGCGGCTTTGGTCGCGCCCTTTTTCATTCACCCCCGCCCCAATATGAACCAAGAAAATCTGAGCCGCTTTGTGCAGCTTTTTACGTTGAATGACGCCGCGGCTACCCAGCGCGTGAGCGAGCGGCTGGCGCTGGCGCTGCAACGCCCGGCGGCTTACCAGGAGCAGTTTGCCGAGGAATTGGAGGAGCGCGGCATTACGGCCGTGCTGCCCGAGCCGGAACTGCGCGCCGTGGCGCTGATTGACGCGCTGCTGGCCGAGGAGCTGGTGTGGGAAAGCGACTGGCAAGACCCCGCCGCCGACCTGGTGTATGGCCTCAATGAAACCCTAACCCAACAGGGCCGGGCCATGCGGGTGGGCGAACCCGCGCCGGGACGCACTGCCGTGACCGGCCCCGATGCCCTGGACCTGCTGCAAGACCTGCTGGAGCCCCTTGGCCTGGCGCTGGTGCTGTTGACGCTGGATAGCGACGCCTACGCCTTGACCGTGGTGGCCGATGCCCAAGCCGAGGAATCCCGCCAGCTGGCTCAGGAATTGGGCTTCGGTGTAACGGTTTACTAACCTCTGCCCTCCCCGCGCTGGCGCACGGCCTCAAAGGCCAGCACGGCGCCGGCCACGCTCACGTTGAGCGAGTCGATGCGGCCCATCATGGGGATGATGATGGTTTCATCGCAGGCGGCCTGGGCGGTGGGCGTCAGGCCGTCGGCTTCGGTGCCGAGGACGAGGGCCGTGGGGTAGCGAAAGTCGCACTCGAGGTAAGAGTGCGCTTTCGGCGTGAGGGCGGCGGCGTAGCTGCGGATGCTTTTCTGGCGCAGAAAATCGAAAATATCCGCCATGGGCGCGGCCACCACGGGCACCGAAAACACGCAGCCGATGCTGGACCGAATGGTGTTGGGGTTGAAGAGGTCGGTGCGCGGGTCGCCGATGAGGACGGCGTCGACGGGGGCTGCGTCGGCGGTGCGGAGGATGGCGCCGAGGTTGCCGGGCTTTTCCACGGCCTCTAGCACCAGGACGAGCGGGTTGGCGGGCAGGCGCAGGTCGGCGAGGGTGCGGCCGGGCGTCTTCAGCACGGCCAGCAGGCCGTCGGAGCCTTCGCGGTAGGCCACTTTTTCGAAAACCGGGCGCGTGACTTCGAACCACTCAGGAGCGTCTTTTTTGCCGGCAAACAGCTTTTGTAGGTCGCCCAGGCCGGTTTCGCCGGCTAGCTCGGGGCAGCTGTAGAGGGTGGCCACGGCCACGCCGGCGTCTACGGCGATGGTTAATTCGCGCAGGCCTTCGACCAGGGTGAGGCCCAGGGCGCGGCGCTCGGCTGATTTCTGCTGCAGCTTGAGCAGCTGCTTGATGCGGGGGTTTTGGGGGCTGCTGAGGCGGTCGGAGGGGGCAAACGGCATGGGCGCAAAGATACCCGGCCGCGGGCCGGGCCCAACCTTAGCGGCAGCGCGGGCGTAGGGCGGCCCAGTACATTCGCTGCCCATGAAATCGAAAATTGACCCCAAAATCATCGTCGGCTTGGCCTTGGCCGTGGGCGTGCTGCTGCTCACGGCCGCGGCTTCGTTCTGGAGCATTCGGGGCCTGAAGGTGCAAACCGAGCGCGTGGAGCACACCTATCAGGTGCTGCAGGAAGCCGAAACCATCACGGCCGTGCTCAAAGACGCACAGGCCGGCACCCGGGGCTACTTGCTCACTGGCGACACGGCCTACCTGCGGCCCTACAGCATTGCCACGGGCGACCTGCCGGCGGCGCTGGCCCGCGTGCGCACCCTCACCGTGGATAACCCCGCGCAGCGCGCCCGCCTCGACTCGCTGCAGGCACTGGTGGAGCAGGAATTTCACATTCTGCGGCCACTCACCGAAATCAAGAAGTCCATGAGCCAGTCGGCCATGCAAACCTTGCTCGACACCGACCGCCAGACGCTGCGTCAGGTGCGCTCGCTGTATGCCCGCATCAAGGGCAGCGAAATGGCGCTGCTGGCCCAGCGCAGCAAGCTGCAGGACATTTTCGAAACCGCTACGCCCATCGTGGTGCTGGTATCGGCGGTGCTGGCGGTGCTGATTGTGGTGTGGCTGGTGATGAAAATAGTGCGGGAGCTGGCCGACAACCGGCGCCTGCAGGACGAACTGGCCGCCATTAATGCCGAAGTAAGCCGGCGCATTGCCCAGATTCGGGTGCTGGCCGAGCAGGTGGTGCAGGGCGACTACACCGTGAAAATCACCGACACGGCCGAAGACAACCTCGGCGGGCTGGCCACTTCCCTCAACCGCATGACCCAGACGCTGGACGAGAGCTTCAGCGCCCTGGAAAAGCGCAACCAGGAACTCGACCAGTTTGCCTACGTGGCCTCGCACGACCTGAAGGCGCCCCTGCGCGGCGTGACCACCATCGTGAAGTGGATAGAAGATGAGCTGGCGGCCGAGCTTTCGCCCCAGCTGCGCACTTACCTCGACCAGATGAAGGGCCGCCTCAGCCGCCTCGAAGACCTGATAAACGGCCTGCTAGCCTACGCCCGCGTGGGCCGCGTGGCCCAGCCGCCGGCTCCCGTCGACGTGGCCCAGCTGTTGCAGGAAGTGGCCGAACTGGTGGTGCCGCCCGACTTTACGCTGCGCGTGGGGCCCGACATGCCCACCCTGACCACCGACCGACTGGGCCTGCAGCAGGTGTTCACCAACCTGCTTTCCAACGCCGTGAAGTACCACCACCGCGGCGCCGGCCAACTGGAAGTAAGCTGCCGCGACATCGGCCGCTGCTACGAGTTTCGGGTGCAGGACGACGGGCCGGGCATTGCGCCCGAATACCACCAGAAGATTTTCCTGCTCTTTCAGACCCTGCGCGACCGGCACACGGCCGAGAGCACCGGCATCGGCCTGAGCATTGTGAAAAAAATTATTGACGAGCACAAGGGCACCATCAAGGTCGAATCGGCACCGGGCCAGGGGGCCGGGTTTATTTTTACGTGGCCGAAGTAAATTCCCAAGAGTGGGAACCTGAGGGGCCCCATTGTGCTTGTGCAGGTTCGGCTTTTATCAACCGGCCGACTCTATTTCCTGAAGCGTATGCGTTCTGTTCTACTCGTCGAAGACGATATTTTTGATACCATGACGGCGGAGAAGTCCTTCGCCAAGTTCAACGTGCCGCACCGGCTGCACACAGCCTTCAACGGCGAAGAAGCCCTGGACCTGCTGCTGGGCCGCAACGGCACCGAGCCCCTGCGCCCGCTGCCCGAGGTCATCCTGCTCGACCTGAACATGCCGCGCATGAACGGCATCGAGTTCCTGACCGAGCTGCGCGCCAACCCCGAATTTCAGCACATCCCGGTGTTTATCACCACCACGTCGGGCATGGACGTGGACCGGGTGAACACCGGCAACTTGGGCATCAGCGGCTACATCCTCAAGCCGTTGGATTTTGAAACCGGCACCGACCTTTCCGACAGCTTAAGCCTGCTGGAGAAGCTGTTGAACTAGCCCGGCGGGCGGTTAGCCATTCACGCAAACTTCACGGCCGCCGCGCGGAATTTGTGCAGGCCGCCGGGGGTTTGCGTGAATGGCTAACTGCCCGCAGCAGGTGTTTCGGTCCTTTGGGCGAATATTTGCCGGGTGTTGCTACCTTGTTCGGCCTCGTGGCCATTAGCGCTGTTCAACTTATGAGAATTCCCGTTGTTTGTTCCGCATTGCTGGTGGCGCTGCTGGGCGGCTCGGCGGCCCGCGCCCAGGACGAGGGCCCGCGCCAGCTGGGGGCCCCGCCCTCCCTGCCCACACCGGCCAAGCCCCGCGTGGCCCCGGCCCCGCGCCAGCTCGAGAGCGTGCCCGTGGCCCCGCCCGATACCACGCGCCGCGCCACCGTGACGGCTCCGCTGCCCGCGCCCATGCCCGCACCGGTATACGCACCCACGCCCGCCGGCCAGCTTCCCGGCAACAACACGCGCCCGCCCCGCTTCCAGGTGGGCCTGAAAAACGGCCTGCTCTACAGCGCCAACGACGTGGAAACCAAGACGCCGCTGTTTGGCCGCTCCTACCTGCTGCTCGACGGGCAGCGCAAGTTTGAGTTGGCCGAAGTCGGGTTTTATGAAGACGAAACGGGTCACTACGTGCGCACCAACCTGCCGGGTTCTTCGCGCGAGACGACCCTGCGGCGCGAGAAAACCGGCCGCATCAGCCTGTATTCCATCACCACCACGCAGTACAACTCGGGGCCGGGCGGCTTTGGCTACCCCGGCTACGGCTACGGCGGCTATGGCTACGGCGGTTTCGGGGGCTACCCCTACGGCGGCTACCGCACCGTGAAAACCGAGTATTTCTCGAAAGACAACGGCCCCATTCAGAACCTGAACTCCCGCAACCTGATGCTGGCCACCACCGACAACGCCGGTGCCCAGCAGCTGCTGGCCGATGCCCAACGCTACCAGCACGCCACCGTGGGCGCCTACGTGGTGGGCGGCGGCCTGCTCATCTACGGGCTGCTGCAGTCGGTGCGGCCCACCGATGCGGGCCGCAGCATTTCGCCGCTGGTGTACGCGGCCATTCCGGTGCTCATCGTGCCCATTGTGCTGCAAAGCAAGCAGGCCAACAACCAGCGCCAAGCCATTGCGCTGTACAACTCGGGGCGCTAAGACAGAGAATAAGCCATGCGGCGGAGGCCCACAGAACCGGCTTAGCCGTGCTTCTGTGGGCCTCCTTCATGTTGTGTTGCATTGGTCGCATAACCCCAACCTACATGGCACGCGTAGGCAGCAGATGAAATCCGCTTCCACGGCCGATGCCCTGAC
This DNA window, taken from Hymenobacter sp. 5317J-9, encodes the following:
- a CDS encoding TrmH family RNA methyltransferase → MPFAPSDRLSSPQNPRIKQLLKLQQKSAERRALGLTLVEGLRELTIAVDAGVAVATLYSCPELAGETGLGDLQKLFAGKKDAPEWFEVTRPVFEKVAYREGSDGLLAVLKTPGRTLADLRLPANPLVLVLEAVEKPGNLGAILRTADAAPVDAVLIGDPRTDLFNPNTIRSSIGCVFSVPVVAAPMADIFDFLRQKSIRSYAAALTPKAHSYLECDFRYPTALVLGTEADGLTPTAQAACDETIIIPMMGRIDSLNVSVAGAVLAFEAVRQRGEGRG
- a CDS encoding CHASE3 domain-containing protein; its protein translation is MKSKIDPKIIVGLALAVGVLLLTAAASFWSIRGLKVQTERVEHTYQVLQEAETITAVLKDAQAGTRGYLLTGDTAYLRPYSIATGDLPAALARVRTLTVDNPAQRARLDSLQALVEQEFHILRPLTEIKKSMSQSAMQTLLDTDRQTLRQVRSLYARIKGSEMALLAQRSKLQDIFETATPIVVLVSAVLAVLIVVWLVMKIVRELADNRRLQDELAAINAEVSRRIAQIRVLAEQVVQGDYTVKITDTAEDNLGGLATSLNRMTQTLDESFSALEKRNQELDQFAYVASHDLKAPLRGVTTIVKWIEDELAAELSPQLRTYLDQMKGRLSRLEDLINGLLAYARVGRVAQPPAPVDVAQLLQEVAELVVPPDFTLRVGPDMPTLTTDRLGLQQVFTNLLSNAVKYHHRGAGQLEVSCRDIGRCYEFRVQDDGPGIAPEYHQKIFLLFQTLRDRHTAESTGIGLSIVKKIIDEHKGTIKVESAPGQGAGFIFTWPK
- a CDS encoding response regulator, which translates into the protein MRSVLLVEDDIFDTMTAEKSFAKFNVPHRLHTAFNGEEALDLLLGRNGTEPLRPLPEVILLDLNMPRMNGIEFLTELRANPEFQHIPVFITTTSGMDVDRVNTGNLGISGYILKPLDFETGTDLSDSLSLLEKLLN